From Caretta caretta isolate rCarCar2 chromosome 3, rCarCar1.hap1, whole genome shotgun sequence, a single genomic window includes:
- the LOC125633917 gene encoding uncharacterized protein LOC125633917, with amino-acid sequence MQSSSAQVTMMESQNRKRAPAWTEREVRDLIAVWGEESVLSELRSSFRNAKTFLKISQGMKDRGHNRDPKQCRVKLKELRQAYQKTREANSRSGSEPQTCRFYDELHAILGGSATTTPAVLFDSFNGDGGNTEVGFGDEEDDDEEVVDSSQQASGETGFPDSQELFLTLDPEPVPPEPTQGCLLDSAGGEGTSAACVSMITGSSPSQRLVKLRKKKKRTRDEMFSELMLSSHTGRAQTNAWRQIMSECRKAQNDREERWRAEESKWRAEDRAEAQRWRQRDERRQDSMLRLLEDQTSMLQCMVELQQRQLEHRLPLQPLCNQPPSSPSSIASTPRRPRTRWGGLRPTSHSTTEDCPKKRRLSFNKF; translated from the exons atgcagagctcatcagcacaggtgaccatgatggagtcccagaatcgcaaaagagctccagcatggaccgaacgggaggtacgggatctgatcgctgtttggggagaggaatccgtgctatcagaactccgttccagttttcgaaatgccaaaacctttctgaaaatctcccagggcatgaaggacagaggccataacagggacccgaagcagtgccgcgtgaaactgaaggagctgaggcaagcctaccagaaaaccagagaggcgaacagccgctctgggtcagagccccaaacatgccgcttctatgatgagctgcatgccattttagggggttcagccaccactaccccagccgtgttgtttgactccttcaatggagatggaggcaatacagaagtaggttttggggacgaagaagatgatgatgaggaggttgtagatagctcacagcaagcaagcggagaaaccggttttcccgacagccaggaactgtttctcaccctagacccggagccagtaccccccgaacccacccaaggctgcctcctggactcagcaggcggagaagggacctctg ctgcatgtgtttcaatgatcacaggatcttctccttcccagaggctagtgaagcttagaaagaaaaaaaaacgcactcgtgatgaaatgttctccgagctcatgctgtcctcccacactggcagagcacagacgaatgcgtggaggcaaataatgtcagagtgcaggaaagcacaaaatgaccgggaggagaggtggcgggctgaagagagtaagtggcgggctgaagacagggctgaagctcaaaggtggcggcagcgtgatgagaggaggcaggattcaatgctgaggctgctggaggaccaaaccagtatgctccagtgtatggttgagctgcagcaaaggcagctggagcacagactgccactgcagcccctctgtaaccaaccgccctcctccccaagttccatagcctccacacccagacgcccaagaacgcggtgggggggcctccggccaaccagccactccaccacagaggattgcccaaaaaaaagaaggctgtcattcaataaattttaa